The following are encoded together in the Echinicola jeungdonensis genome:
- a CDS encoding SusC/RagA family TonB-linked outer membrane protein yields the protein MERSIPRQIHLLSKFLLGVFVFQLFLTTGLKAGTDNYLEVPAKGSNTKNSSNNPDPFGESLMVLVNITGKVISESDGMPIPGVTVRVEGTTKGTVTNVDGEYSIDVNEGDVLVFSFVGFIKQKVTVGTQSTIDIYLKEDMQSLDEVVVVGYAEQKKETIVGAITQTDGEVLKRTGGVSNVGQALTGNLPGVITTASTGLPGEEMPQIVIRGQNSWNGNSPLILVDGVERPEFFSTMDINSVESISVLKDASATAVFGSRGANGVIIVTTKRGREGKAEITANFSSTMKSVSKLPGKLDSYDAIGVRNRAIERELSLSPDSWDEMIPQDMRLKYRFPANLEEMERYPNVNWQDVVFKDQAMAYNANVGIRGGTEFTKYFASIDYQYEGDLFRKFDTGRGYQAGFNYNRINFRSNLDFKLTPSTKLGVNLGGTYGVRQAPWAYDFPEGYWNSAYKSPPDAFMPRYSDGAYGRYAPSDYAVQNSLLNLAASGAEYITTTRLSTNFVLEQDLDMVIKGLNFRGTLAVDNSFRENDRGINDLYNSPFTKWIDPVTGNPVYTNLLDGNTRFDFVEAITWDNVGGTVQGAQRRVFYQLQLNYAGNIDDKHNYSVMGLMNRQQDAIGSVIPSYREDWVFRTTYDYKNKYMIEYNGAYNGSEKFSPENRFAFFSSGGLGWNISEEGFIKDLTFVDRLKLRASYGEVGDDNIGGRFLFMDQWSYGGNSQMGVIGQGGENSPYTWFQQNSVGNPNVKWETVYKYNLGLEFGLFQGLINGSVDWFRDNRIDILMASGRSVPSYYGANAPAANLGKVETEGYELTLGLNHTFDSGIRLWGDFAMTHAIDQVINRDDPELRPDYQKNAGYQLGQYRSHISAGYYNTWDELYGSPQHNTNDMSKLPGNYNIVDFNGDGVIDSFDSAPYGYSGVPQNTYSTNVGVEYKGLSLFLQFYGVNNVTRDVYLTSLAGGLNIVYDEGTYWSKENANADSPLPRWRSQPSSYNYGPRYLYDGSYLRLKNAEIAYNFQSDWVRKMGMSNMRLYVNGNNLLLWTDMPDDRESNFGGPSYQGAYPTVRRVNLGLNVTF from the coding sequence ATGGAAAGATCAATACCAAGGCAAATTCATTTGCTTTCCAAATTTTTGTTGGGAGTCTTTGTCTTTCAGTTGTTTCTGACGACTGGATTAAAGGCTGGAACCGACAATTACCTTGAAGTTCCTGCAAAAGGGTCCAATACAAAAAATAGCTCCAATAACCCAGACCCTTTTGGTGAGTCATTGATGGTATTAGTTAATATAACAGGAAAAGTAATATCCGAATCAGATGGAATGCCAATTCCTGGTGTGACGGTTCGAGTAGAAGGCACAACCAAGGGAACGGTAACCAATGTGGATGGAGAATATAGCATCGATGTAAACGAAGGAGATGTCCTCGTATTTAGCTTTGTGGGCTTTATAAAGCAAAAAGTTACCGTTGGGACCCAGAGTACAATCGATATTTATTTAAAGGAAGACATGCAGTCTTTGGATGAAGTTGTTGTAGTTGGTTATGCAGAGCAGAAAAAAGAAACTATTGTTGGGGCTATTACCCAAACTGATGGTGAGGTTTTGAAAAGAACTGGTGGAGTTTCAAATGTAGGTCAAGCGTTGACTGGTAATCTTCCAGGAGTAATAACAACCGCAAGTACAGGTCTCCCCGGTGAGGAAATGCCACAAATTGTTATCCGTGGACAGAACAGTTGGAATGGAAACTCCCCATTGATCCTGGTGGATGGGGTAGAACGGCCAGAATTTTTTAGCACCATGGATATCAATTCAGTGGAATCGATTTCTGTATTAAAGGATGCTTCAGCAACTGCCGTATTTGGATCCAGGGGAGCTAATGGTGTTATCATAGTGACCACAAAGAGGGGACGTGAAGGAAAAGCTGAAATTACAGCCAATTTCAGTTCTACCATGAAATCGGTTTCCAAGTTGCCTGGTAAACTGGATTCCTATGATGCCATTGGGGTAAGAAACCGAGCTATTGAACGTGAATTGTCATTGAGCCCCGACAGTTGGGATGAAATGATTCCCCAAGACATGAGATTAAAGTACCGATTTCCAGCCAATCTGGAAGAAATGGAAAGGTATCCAAATGTAAACTGGCAGGATGTGGTATTCAAAGATCAGGCTATGGCTTATAATGCCAATGTAGGGATTCGCGGTGGTACTGAATTTACCAAGTATTTTGCAAGTATTGATTATCAGTATGAAGGCGATTTGTTCCGCAAATTTGATACGGGAAGAGGCTACCAAGCAGGTTTTAACTATAATAGGATTAATTTTAGAAGTAACCTCGATTTTAAGCTGACACCTTCTACCAAATTGGGAGTGAACCTTGGTGGTACTTACGGTGTTCGACAAGCTCCCTGGGCCTATGATTTTCCTGAGGGATACTGGAATTCTGCCTATAAAAGCCCACCGGATGCTTTTATGCCACGATATTCTGATGGAGCTTATGGGCGATATGCACCTTCAGATTACGCAGTTCAAAATTCCTTGTTGAATTTGGCAGCCAGTGGGGCTGAATACATCACTACTACCCGTCTGTCCACCAACTTTGTTTTGGAGCAAGACCTGGATATGGTCATAAAAGGACTGAATTTTAGAGGGACCCTTGCGGTGGATAATTCCTTTCGGGAAAATGATCGGGGAATAAATGACCTTTATAATAGTCCCTTTACCAAATGGATTGATCCCGTTACCGGAAACCCCGTTTATACTAATCTTTTGGATGGCAATACACGTTTTGACTTTGTTGAGGCCATTACTTGGGACAATGTAGGAGGAACGGTTCAAGGAGCACAGAGACGGGTTTTTTACCAGTTGCAGTTGAATTATGCTGGAAATATTGATGATAAGCATAATTACTCTGTGATGGGATTGATGAACAGACAGCAAGATGCCATTGGTAGTGTAATACCAAGTTACCGGGAGGATTGGGTGTTCAGGACTACTTATGATTATAAAAATAAGTACATGATCGAATACAACGGTGCCTATAATGGCTCTGAAAAATTCTCTCCGGAAAATCGTTTTGCATTTTTCTCGTCAGGAGGCTTAGGCTGGAATATTTCCGAAGAGGGTTTTATAAAAGACCTCACTTTTGTGGACCGGCTAAAGCTTAGGGCTTCTTATGGAGAAGTGGGGGATGATAATATTGGGGGAAGATTCCTGTTTATGGACCAATGGTCTTATGGTGGTAATTCCCAAATGGGTGTGATTGGTCAAGGTGGAGAAAACAGCCCTTATACCTGGTTCCAGCAAAATTCGGTTGGTAATCCGAATGTCAAATGGGAAACAGTTTATAAGTACAACTTAGGGCTTGAATTCGGACTTTTTCAAGGCCTAATCAATGGTAGTGTGGATTGGTTCAGAGACAACAGGATCGATATCCTAATGGCCAGCGGCCGTTCTGTACCCAGTTATTATGGAGCCAACGCTCCTGCTGCCAACCTGGGAAAGGTAGAAACTGAGGGTTACGAACTTACTTTAGGCCTCAACCACACTTTTGACAGCGGGATTAGGCTTTGGGGTGATTTTGCCATGACCCATGCCATAGATCAGGTAATTAATAGAGATGATCCCGAATTGCGACCTGACTACCAAAAGAATGCGGGCTATCAGCTGGGACAATACCGAAGTCATATCAGTGCGGGATATTATAATACCTGGGATGAACTATATGGAAGTCCCCAGCATAATACCAATGATATGTCCAAACTTCCCGGAAATTACAACATCGTTGATTTTAATGGTGATGGTGTAATTGATAGCTTCGATTCAGCTCCTTATGGGTATTCAGGGGTCCCTCAGAATACCTACAGTACCAATGTAGGTGTAGAATATAAAGGGCTGAGCTTATTCCTTCAGTTTTATGGAGTTAACAATGTGACCAGAGATGTCTATCTGACCAGTTTGGCAGGTGGGCTGAACATAGTATATGATGAAGGTACTTATTGGTCCAAAGAAAATGCCAATGCTGATTCTCCCTTACCGAGATGGCGATCTCAGCCTTCCAGCTACAATTACGGTCCCAGGTACCTCTATGATGGATCCTACCTAAGACTAAAGAATGCGGAAATCGCTTATAATTTCCAGTCGGACTGGGTCAGAAAAATGGGCATGAGCAATATGCGCTTATACGTAAATGGCAATAACCTGCTGCTATGGACTGACATGCCGGATGACAGGGAGTCCAATTTTGGAGGACCATCCTACCAAGGAGCCTATCCTACAGTAAGAAGGGTCAATCTGGGTCTAAATGTTACATTCTAA
- a CDS encoding RagB/SusD family nutrient uptake outer membrane protein: MNNNIKSLLRGSIWIAMFLIVSSCEDYLEKTPESIISEEQAFQNFTNFQGYVEELYHCVPNFTLSNWVSSWNWGEDEIESTAGTFTFAYDVDRGNFWGWQIENGGGEGWLDDNGVNTGRNHHNQGLWPLAWYGIRKANMGLENLSLMTDATEEEKRLIEGQLLFFRAWFHFSLIQYFGGLPYVDHVLPSDEQLTLPRLSYHESADKVAQDLERAAELLPIDWDDTAAGRRTLGKNQLRINKIMALGYLGKNYLWAGSPLMNSVSTGSQSYNMEYCKKAADTFGELLQLVEGGETQYALMPFDKYHDNFYTTGQNWALPGGTEAIFRAPYYSANSSNWRISKQYLPLFLSEGDQTNFSPTANYVHDNFGMANGLPLPDDVTQADPESGYDPNYPWKGRDPRFYAGIAYDGVKVVQGAIPDPNEEVHRYANLYSGGSYRDVVTGSLSGYVNRKFSPLTANRFDRSYDWGSSLHINVPYMRLADIYLMYSEATLMGYNSIGATSSTFGKTPVEAVNVIRERAGMVGVHENFLGSVEDFLPELRRERAVELAFERHRFNDLRRWMLFIEEPYTIKTSFEFDRSGEFNTEDPTENRIVNMREEVIIERNFTSKHYWLPLKLADVSLYPEFHQNPGW; encoded by the coding sequence ATGAATAACAATATTAAATCACTATTAAGGGGATCCATTTGGATAGCGATGTTTTTAATCGTTTCCTCTTGCGAAGACTATCTGGAAAAAACACCGGAATCTATCATTTCCGAAGAACAGGCCTTCCAAAATTTCACCAATTTCCAGGGCTATGTGGAGGAGCTTTATCATTGTGTACCCAATTTCACTTTGTCCAATTGGGTAAGTTCTTGGAATTGGGGAGAAGATGAAATAGAATCTACTGCTGGTACATTCACTTTTGCTTACGATGTGGATCGGGGTAATTTCTGGGGATGGCAAATAGAAAATGGCGGAGGTGAAGGTTGGCTGGATGATAATGGAGTTAATACCGGCCGTAATCATCATAACCAAGGTTTATGGCCCTTGGCCTGGTATGGAATTCGAAAAGCCAATATGGGGTTGGAAAATCTCTCCCTGATGACAGATGCTACAGAGGAAGAGAAACGGTTGATAGAAGGACAGTTGCTGTTTTTCAGGGCTTGGTTCCATTTCTCATTGATCCAGTATTTTGGAGGATTGCCATATGTGGATCATGTTTTACCAAGTGACGAGCAGTTGACTTTGCCGCGCTTGAGTTATCATGAGAGTGCCGATAAAGTGGCGCAGGATTTGGAAAGAGCAGCGGAATTATTGCCTATTGACTGGGACGATACTGCTGCGGGAAGAAGAACCTTGGGCAAGAACCAGCTTCGGATCAACAAGATCATGGCATTGGGCTATCTGGGCAAAAACTACCTTTGGGCAGGAAGCCCCCTGATGAACTCAGTATCCACAGGAAGCCAAAGTTATAATATGGAATATTGTAAGAAGGCCGCGGATACTTTTGGTGAATTATTGCAATTAGTGGAGGGTGGAGAGACTCAATATGCCTTGATGCCATTTGATAAATATCATGATAACTTCTATACCACTGGACAAAATTGGGCTTTGCCTGGTGGGACAGAGGCCATATTTAGAGCTCCTTATTATTCTGCTAATTCATCAAACTGGAGAATATCAAAACAATATCTACCTCTATTTCTTAGTGAAGGTGATCAAACCAACTTCTCCCCTACAGCCAATTATGTCCACGATAATTTTGGGATGGCCAATGGCCTGCCATTACCTGACGATGTCACCCAAGCTGATCCTGAATCAGGGTATGACCCTAACTATCCTTGGAAAGGGCGTGACCCTAGGTTTTATGCAGGGATTGCTTATGATGGTGTCAAGGTGGTGCAAGGAGCTATTCCTGATCCTAATGAAGAAGTCCATCGTTATGCTAACCTTTATTCAGGAGGCAGCTATAGGGATGTTGTAACAGGAAGCCTATCAGGATACGTCAACCGAAAATTCTCCCCGTTGACAGCCAATAGATTTGACAGGTCATATGATTGGGGATCTTCCTTACATATCAATGTTCCCTATATGCGCTTGGCAGATATTTATCTAATGTATTCCGAGGCCACCCTGATGGGATATAACAGTATTGGTGCCACTTCTTCTACTTTTGGTAAAACTCCAGTAGAAGCAGTGAACGTGATCCGTGAACGTGCGGGAATGGTCGGTGTACATGAGAATTTTTTAGGATCAGTGGAGGATTTTCTGCCAGAATTAAGGCGTGAAAGGGCTGTGGAGCTGGCCTTCGAAAGGCACAGGTTCAATGACCTGCGAAGATGGATGCTGTTTATTGAAGAGCCTTATACCATCAAGACTTCTTTTGAGTTTGACCGATCCGGAGAGTTCAATACGGAGGACCCAACCGAAAACCGTATTGTGAACATGAGGGAAGAGGTAATCATTGAACGAAATTTTACTTCCAAACATTATTGGTTACCGCTAAAATTAGCTGATGTGAGCCTTTATCCGGAATTTCACCAGAATCCTGGGTGGTAA
- a CDS encoding SusC/RagA family TonB-linked outer membrane protein: MMNNIKTVLVCCVCMVLLPLHLLAQDAKKITIDPVIRASSGNPIGGAIVTSDRDEYSAVSDSLGVVHLEVTSNAYLAAEAPGYETKIIPANAGLEEIVLFPYLEGEKVLVAFQTKEKNDIMGGVSAVNMPEIINENYITYPLNGMEAYVGGFNGNLWGNSSYLTLVDGVPRDIGSVMPTEIAQITFLKGVNAVALYGSRGAKGVLLITTKRGVANAQTIDVRTNVGVNVPKSYPKYLGSGEYMALYNEARTNDGLSPLYSEEDIYNYASGNNPYRYPNVDYFSEDYLQKAYTRYDATMEISGGNESARYYTNIGFWSEGSVLNFGQAANNGNERFNIRGNVDLNLNDFISAKVDAAAIFYNGKGINANYWGGSTTLRPYRFTPLVPIDMLSPEDEEAWNYVQNSQHLIEGKYLLGGTQLDQTNPIAGSYAGGSSKYTNRQFQFNAGVNADLRNVLEGLSFSSLFGLDYATSYNLSFNNDYAVYQPSWTNYNGVDEIASLTKFGQDASSKTQNISNNWFRQTLSFSGKLDYQRHIDNKHHISAMLIANGFQTGESGIYHKVSNANIGLHGSYNYKSKYYIDFSGAMVHSAKLAPGNRNAFSPTLSLGWRLSEEDFMASSSVVDNLKLSVSGGILHTDLDITDYYLYEGIYTDEGSWYEWKDGLNNTATDVRRGQNYDLDFPKREEISVRLDASMFNKLVTFNGSFFVSKMTGLFLQDRNNYPNYFVTGWPISSWIPYVNYNNDQRTGFDFELNLNKQIGQVDWNLGFSGIYYNTKATQRSENFEYDYQSRIGKPLDGLWGLESLGFFSGLDDIENSPQQAFGEVKPGDIKYKDQNGDGIINAQDEVYLGRGGWSGAPLTMGVHLSAKFKNFTFFALGTARTGANAMKNNNYFWVNGEDKYSEVVRGRWTEGTKETATFPRLTTLNGANNFRGSDFWLYSTNRFDLTRVQVSYSFPGSMFGERFLKGLDLYANGANLLTIAPNRDILEMNIGSAPQTRFYNVGIKAKF; this comes from the coding sequence ATGATGAATAATATAAAAACAGTTTTGGTATGCTGTGTTTGCATGGTGCTTCTCCCCCTGCACCTTCTGGCACAGGATGCGAAGAAAATAACGATTGACCCAGTAATTAGGGCAAGTTCAGGAAATCCTATCGGAGGGGCAATTGTCACAAGCGATCGGGATGAATATTCCGCAGTGTCTGATAGCTTGGGAGTGGTGCATTTGGAGGTGACTTCAAATGCTTACTTAGCGGCTGAAGCTCCAGGGTATGAAACCAAAATTATCCCAGCAAATGCTGGATTGGAAGAAATAGTACTCTTTCCTTATTTAGAAGGAGAAAAAGTCCTGGTTGCCTTCCAGACTAAGGAAAAGAATGATATCATGGGGGGTGTATCGGCTGTTAATATGCCTGAAATAATCAATGAAAACTACATAACCTACCCTTTGAACGGCATGGAAGCATATGTAGGTGGATTCAATGGTAACCTATGGGGTAATAGCAGTTATTTAACTTTGGTAGACGGAGTTCCCCGTGATATCGGTAGTGTAATGCCCACAGAAATAGCCCAGATCACCTTCCTTAAAGGGGTAAACGCAGTGGCTCTCTATGGAAGCCGCGGTGCTAAAGGTGTATTGTTGATCACTACCAAAAGAGGAGTGGCCAATGCCCAAACAATAGATGTCAGAACCAATGTGGGGGTAAATGTACCAAAAAGTTACCCGAAATATCTAGGATCAGGTGAGTACATGGCCTTATATAATGAAGCCAGGACAAATGATGGCCTAAGTCCTTTGTATAGTGAAGAAGATATCTACAATTACGCTTCCGGAAATAATCCTTATCGCTACCCTAATGTAGATTATTTTTCAGAAGACTATTTGCAAAAAGCCTACACCAGGTACGATGCCACTATGGAAATTTCAGGGGGTAATGAAAGTGCAAGGTATTATACCAATATTGGATTTTGGTCTGAAGGATCTGTATTGAATTTTGGTCAGGCTGCTAACAATGGAAATGAAAGGTTTAATATACGAGGAAATGTTGACCTTAACCTTAATGATTTTATTTCCGCTAAAGTAGATGCGGCTGCTATATTTTATAATGGAAAGGGAATAAATGCGAATTACTGGGGGGGATCCACCACCCTTAGGCCGTATCGTTTTACTCCACTGGTTCCAATCGATATGCTTTCACCAGAGGATGAAGAAGCCTGGAATTATGTTCAAAACAGTCAGCACCTGATTGAGGGGAAATATTTGCTTGGAGGGACGCAGTTGGATCAGACCAACCCCATTGCAGGAAGTTACGCAGGTGGGTCCTCTAAATACACCAACAGGCAGTTTCAGTTTAATGCAGGGGTGAATGCCGATTTGCGGAATGTGCTGGAGGGACTTTCCTTTAGTTCTCTTTTTGGCCTAGATTATGCCACTTCTTATAACCTTTCATTCAATAATGATTACGCTGTTTACCAGCCAAGTTGGACCAATTATAATGGGGTGGACGAAATAGCAAGCTTGACCAAATTTGGACAAGATGCCAGTTCAAAAACCCAAAATATCAGCAATAACTGGTTCAGGCAAACCTTGTCATTTTCCGGAAAACTGGATTATCAGAGACATATTGACAACAAGCACCATATCTCAGCGATGTTGATTGCCAATGGTTTCCAAACAGGTGAATCCGGAATATACCATAAGGTGAGCAATGCCAATATCGGCTTGCATGGAAGTTATAACTACAAATCAAAGTATTACATTGACTTTAGTGGTGCAATGGTCCATAGTGCCAAATTGGCTCCTGGTAACCGAAATGCTTTTTCCCCTACTTTATCATTGGGCTGGAGACTTAGTGAAGAAGATTTTATGGCTTCTTCTTCGGTGGTGGATAATCTGAAATTATCCGTATCTGGGGGAATTCTTCATACTGATCTGGACATAACAGATTATTACCTATATGAAGGCATATACACCGATGAAGGATCTTGGTATGAATGGAAAGATGGCCTGAATAATACAGCTACTGATGTAAGGAGAGGGCAAAATTACGACCTGGATTTTCCCAAAAGGGAAGAGATCAGTGTAAGACTGGATGCTTCCATGTTTAATAAGTTGGTGACTTTCAATGGTTCATTCTTTGTCAGTAAAATGACTGGGCTCTTCCTTCAGGATAGGAATAATTACCCAAACTATTTTGTAACAGGGTGGCCCATATCTTCCTGGATCCCTTATGTGAACTATAACAATGACCAAAGGACAGGTTTTGACTTTGAGTTGAACCTCAATAAACAAATAGGTCAAGTGGATTGGAACCTTGGGTTTTCTGGTATTTACTATAATACTAAGGCAACTCAAAGATCAGAGAATTTTGAATATGATTACCAAAGTAGAATAGGGAAACCATTGGACGGATTATGGGGATTGGAAAGTTTGGGCTTTTTCTCTGGGTTAGATGATATTGAAAACTCACCCCAACAAGCGTTTGGAGAGGTGAAACCTGGTGACATCAAGTACAAAGACCAAAATGGAGATGGAATAATAAATGCCCAGGATGAGGTTTATCTCGGAAGAGGTGGCTGGTCCGGAGCTCCCTTGACAATGGGGGTACACCTTTCTGCCAAATTTAAGAACTTTACTTTTTTTGCCCTGGGAACTGCACGTACTGGAGCCAATGCCATGAAAAACAATAACTACTTCTGGGTAAATGGTGAGGATAAATATTCTGAAGTGGTAAGGGGACGTTGGACGGAAGGAACTAAGGAAACTGCCACATTTCCACGTCTCACGACTTTAAATGGTGCCAATAATTTCAGAGGGTCTGATTTCTGGTTGTATAGCACCAATAGGTTTGATTTAACCCGGGTACAGGTTTCTTATAGTTTTCCAGGCAGCATGTTCGGTGAAAGGTTTTTGAAGGGATTGGATTTATACGCCAATGGAGCCAACCTGTTAACCATTGCTCCCAATAGGGATATTTTGGAAATGAATATTGGAAGTGCTCCTCAGACCAGGTTTTATAATGTTGGAATCAAAGCGAAGTTTTAA
- a CDS encoding RagB/SusD family nutrient uptake outer membrane protein encodes MKINLKIGLIITALVVVAGCSDLIDPAVENIQSKDNIRERPGMIQGLLLNAYLRIPTNGYSFSEMATDDAVSNDLDNGFLNIATGQWASNNNPLDRWSSANSAIQYLNEMLVEVGNTEYASNPRVNQMFMDRLTGETYGLRALFMYYLLQAHGGISEGELLGVPIFLEPQTVDSDFNIPRATFAECMAQIYSDIEKAMDLLPMDYYNISDASLMPSRYREAGTQLSEYNRVFGDDAKQLVSGRIVRAIRAQVALLAASPSFNLDGDQSKWTDAATYAGNLLNTIGGVSGLDPNGVTWYNNTSVIDGLGAGNNPPEILWRGSIGGPSNNLESRNFPPTLYGDGLVNPTQNLVDAFPMANGYPISDPASGYSDDAPYANRDRRLAQFIILNGSTAGPTGTTINTALDSDTNDGLNKVETSTRTGYYMRKLLRQDVNLDPVANTGQRHIQPRIRYTEIFLIYAEAANEAWGPMASGSFGFSAYDVIKAIRERAGIGTDNGDTYLESIKSDQEAMRELIRNERRLELSFEGFRFWDLRRWGLDLTETAQGIRIENGDDFSIIDVENRVYQDYMIYGPVPYSERLKFSALQQNRGW; translated from the coding sequence ATGAAGATAAATTTAAAAATAGGACTTATTATAACTGCTTTGGTGGTAGTTGCTGGTTGTAGCGACCTAATTGACCCTGCCGTAGAAAATATCCAAAGCAAGGATAACATCCGGGAAAGACCTGGAATGATACAGGGGCTGTTGTTAAATGCCTATCTAAGAATTCCTACCAATGGATATTCATTTAGTGAAATGGCTACAGATGATGCCGTGAGTAATGATCTGGATAATGGATTCCTAAATATTGCTACTGGGCAATGGGCATCCAATAACAATCCATTGGACAGGTGGTCAAGTGCAAATTCGGCCATCCAATACCTAAACGAGATGCTGGTGGAGGTGGGAAATACCGAATATGCTTCCAACCCCCGTGTCAACCAGATGTTTATGGACCGTTTAACAGGTGAAACCTATGGTCTTAGAGCATTATTTATGTACTATTTGCTTCAAGCCCATGGGGGAATTTCAGAAGGAGAACTTTTGGGTGTTCCTATCTTCCTTGAACCCCAAACCGTGGATTCGGATTTCAATATTCCCAGAGCAACATTTGCTGAATGTATGGCTCAGATATATTCTGATATAGAAAAAGCAATGGATCTACTGCCCATGGATTATTATAATATCAGCGATGCTTCGTTGATGCCATCAAGGTACCGGGAAGCGGGCACTCAGTTGAGTGAATATAACCGGGTGTTTGGGGATGATGCAAAACAACTGGTTTCAGGCAGAATTGTGCGGGCAATCCGGGCCCAGGTAGCACTTTTGGCAGCTAGTCCTTCGTTCAATTTGGATGGGGATCAGTCGAAATGGACAGATGCTGCTACCTATGCCGGAAATTTATTGAATACCATTGGAGGTGTAAGTGGCTTGGATCCAAATGGTGTCACCTGGTACAATAACACTTCGGTTATTGATGGTTTGGGAGCAGGAAACAACCCACCTGAGATACTTTGGAGAGGCTCCATCGGTGGACCTTCCAACAATCTGGAATCGCGAAATTTTCCACCTACCCTGTATGGGGACGGGTTAGTAAACCCTACCCAGAATTTGGTAGATGCCTTTCCAATGGCCAATGGCTATCCAATTTCAGATCCTGCCTCCGGGTATTCGGATGATGCACCTTATGCCAATAGGGACCGTCGACTTGCACAATTTATTATACTAAATGGAAGTACAGCGGGACCGACTGGGACTACTATTAATACCGCCCTGGATTCTGATACAAATGATGGCTTGAACAAAGTGGAAACTTCTACCCGGACAGGTTATTATATGCGCAAATTATTGCGCCAGGATGTCAACCTTGACCCTGTTGCCAATACGGGACAACGTCACATTCAACCTCGAATACGGTACACGGAAATTTTCTTGATTTATGCGGAGGCAGCCAATGAAGCTTGGGGGCCAATGGCCAGTGGTTCCTTTGGGTTTTCTGCTTATGATGTGATCAAAGCCATCCGGGAACGAGCCGGAATTGGTACGGACAATGGAGACACCTATTTGGAATCCATAAAAAGCGATCAGGAAGCCATGCGAGAATTGATCAGGAATGAAAGAAGATTGGAACTGAGCTTTGAGGGATTCAGGTTTTGGGATTTGAGAAGATGGGGTTTGGATTTGACTGAAACCGCTCAGGGGATTCGTATAGAAAATGGGGATGATTTCTCCATTATTGATGTAGAAAATCGTGTTTATCAGGATTATATGATTTATGGGCCAGTGCCATATAGTGAAAGGTTGAAATTCAGTGCTCTCCAACAAAATAGGGGATGGTAA
- a CDS encoding DUF5627 domain-containing protein, which yields MKKIPYIIIALVLVFSSCENQDWEFPNFDYQTVYFAYQFPVRTLTMGEDIFDTSLDNEGKFKLMVTTGGVYSSPNDVSVQIEVDESLAEGLLFEEGGDEVEVLSSEYYQLSSETVTIPRGEIAGGVEVQLTGAFFNDPRAIKKTFVLPVKITEVMNADSVLSGIPVVDNPRRAIAEDWFPTPKDFTLYAVKYVNEWHGNYLRRGRDIISGKNPDIIDDTVVRHEENVVDDEINELLTQSLSEVLFPLSFPGEGGENITADLLLSFDDEGNCTVSAAHEGYTASGNGKFVKDGEKSSWGNQDRDAVYLEYEIDLPQMHVATVDTLVIRDRGVGMETFSPVLK from the coding sequence ATGAAAAAGATACCATATATAATTATAGCCTTAGTCTTGGTGTTCTCCTCATGCGAAAACCAGGATTGGGAGTTTCCCAATTTCGATTACCAAACGGTCTATTTCGCTTACCAGTTTCCTGTGAGAACCCTTACAATGGGAGAAGATATTTTTGATACATCACTGGACAATGAAGGGAAGTTTAAATTGATGGTAACCACTGGAGGGGTGTACAGTTCTCCAAATGATGTGTCGGTACAGATTGAGGTGGACGAATCCCTGGCCGAAGGGTTGTTATTTGAAGAGGGAGGGGACGAGGTTGAAGTCCTTTCCTCAGAATATTATCAATTAAGTTCTGAGACAGTTACCATTCCCAGGGGAGAAATTGCTGGAGGAGTGGAGGTACAACTCACAGGCGCATTTTTCAATGACCCACGTGCGATCAAGAAAACTTTTGTCCTACCAGTGAAAATCACTGAGGTTATGAATGCGGATTCGGTGCTTTCCGGTATTCCGGTGGTTGATAATCCAAGGAGAGCAATTGCTGAAGACTGGTTTCCAACTCCAAAAGATTTCACCTTGTATGCTGTAAAATATGTTAACGAATGGCATGGCAATTACCTCAGAAGAGGCAGGGATATTATTTCAGGAAAGAACCCTGATATTATAGACGATACGGTTGTTAGGCATGAAGAGAACGTGGTGGATGATGAAATCAATGAATTATTAACCCAATCTCTTTCGGAAGTGCTATTCCCTCTATCATTTCCTGGTGAGGGGGGTGAAAATATTACTGCCGACCTCCTGCTATCCTTTGATGATGAAGGAAACTGTACTGTTTCTGCAGCACATGAGGGTTACACAGCAAGTGGTAACGGAAAATTTGTAAAGGATGGAGAAAAGTCCAGTTGGGGAAATCAGGACCGGGATGCTGTTTACCTGGAATATGAGATTGATCTGCCCCAAATGCATGTAGCAACTGTGGATACATTGGTGATTAGGGACAGGGGAGTTGGAATGGAAACATTTAGCCCAGTGCTGAAATAA